One part of the Palaemon carinicauda isolate YSFRI2023 chromosome 23, ASM3689809v2, whole genome shotgun sequence genome encodes these proteins:
- the LOC137617588 gene encoding uncharacterized protein produces the protein MTQFPKAHLMMTQLLKTRLTLTPLPKAQLMMTQLPKSQLMMTQLPKAQLMMNQIPKAPLIMIQLPKVQLMMTRLPKPQLIMTQLTKGKLMMSRLPKSPADDDSVTHSAMMKTQLPKAQLIIIRLPKAQLMIAQLPKAQLIMTHVPKA, from the coding sequence ATGACCCAGTTTCCCAAAGCCCACTTGATGATGACCCAGTTACTCAAAACCCGGTTGACTTTGACCCCcttacccaaagcccagctgatgatgactcagctacCCAAatcccagctgatgatgactcagttacccaaagcccagctgatgatgaacCAGATACCCAAAGCCCCGTTAATAATGATCCAGTTACCTAAAGTccagctgatgatgactcggcTACCCAAACCCCAGCTGATAATGACCCAGTTAACCAAAGGCAAGCTGATGATGAGTCGACTACccaaaagcccagctgatgatgactcagttacCCATAGCGCAATGATGAAGACCCAGTTGCCCAAAGCTCAGCTGATTATAATACGtctacccaaagcccagctgatgattgcccagttacccaaagcccagctgattatGACCCATGTACCCAAAGCCTAG